The following proteins come from a genomic window of Bartonella apihabitans:
- a CDS encoding prephenate dehydratase, translating into MTKTNKIAFQGDYGANSDTACRNMFPEMEPLPCTTFEDALHAVESGEADLGMIPIENTLAGRVADIHHLLPQTKLFIIGEYFLPIHFELMVLPGVKREEIKSVHSHIHALGQCRKIIRDNHWQAVVSSDTAGAAKFIKQAGDRTQAALAPKLAAKLYGLDIIEENVEDSENNVTRFVILSREEKRAPKPENGEKVVTSFLFRVRNVPAALYKAMGGFATNGVNMTKLESYQVGGTFNATQFFADIEGHPDEPMVRLALEELGFFSTKVRIVGVYPASPVRDTKIYG; encoded by the coding sequence ATGACAAAAACCAATAAAATAGCGTTCCAAGGTGATTACGGCGCCAATTCCGACACAGCATGTCGCAATATGTTTCCCGAAATGGAGCCATTGCCCTGTACAACATTTGAAGATGCTTTGCACGCGGTCGAGAGCGGAGAAGCCGACCTTGGCATGATTCCGATTGAAAATACGCTTGCCGGACGTGTTGCCGATATTCACCATTTGTTGCCGCAAACAAAACTTTTCATCATCGGCGAATATTTTTTACCGATCCATTTTGAATTGATGGTGCTGCCGGGTGTCAAACGTGAAGAAATAAAATCGGTTCATAGCCACATCCATGCACTGGGACAATGCCGCAAAATTATCCGCGACAATCATTGGCAGGCTGTCGTTTCATCCGATACGGCAGGTGCTGCAAAATTCATCAAACAGGCAGGTGACCGCACTCAGGCAGCCCTTGCACCAAAACTTGCCGCCAAACTTTACGGCCTGGATATTATTGAAGAAAATGTCGAAGACTCGGAAAATAATGTAACGCGTTTTGTTATCCTCTCGCGGGAAGAAAAACGCGCACCAAAACCCGAAAACGGCGAAAAGGTCGTGACCAGTTTTCTTTTCCGTGTTCGCAACGTTCCGGCAGCACTTTATAAAGCCATGGGAGGTTTTGCGACCAATGGCGTGAACATGACCAAGCTTGAAAGCTATCAGGTTGGCGGCACATTCAATGCAACACAATTTTTTGCCGATATTGAAGGCCATCCCGATGAGCCAATGGTGCGCCTTGCATTGGAAGAACTGGGCTTCTTCTCGACCAAGGTCAGAATAGTCGGTGTCTATCCGGCAAGTCCTGTCCGCGACACAAAAATCTATGGATGA
- a CDS encoding 3-deoxy-manno-octulosonate cytidylyltransferase, with amino-acid sequence MAFSTLILIPARMSSTRLPGKPLADIAGKPMIVHVAERANKANLGRVVVATDHEDVANAVKAHGMEAVMTRPDHQSGSDRIYEALTLLDPDNRFDVIVNVQGDLPTIAPHEIAAALEPLENPETDIATLGAEISVEEEKTNPNVVKIVGSPIGKTRLRALYFTRATAPYGNGPLYHHIGLYAYKRKALQRFVSLQPSYLEKRESLEQLRALEAGMRIDAEIIETVPLGVDTIEDLEHAREMIRAGK; translated from the coding sequence ATGGCTTTTTCTACTCTTATACTTATTCCTGCCCGCATGTCTTCAACACGACTTCCCGGAAAGCCTCTGGCCGATATTGCCGGAAAGCCGATGATTGTTCATGTTGCCGAACGCGCCAATAAGGCAAATCTCGGCAGGGTGGTTGTTGCAACCGACCATGAAGACGTTGCCAATGCTGTCAAGGCGCATGGAATGGAAGCTGTCATGACACGTCCTGACCACCAATCGGGTTCCGACCGTATCTATGAAGCATTAACGCTTCTTGATCCGGATAACCGTTTTGATGTCATTGTCAATGTGCAAGGTGATTTGCCGACAATTGCGCCGCATGAAATTGCCGCAGCATTGGAGCCACTTGAAAACCCTGAAACGGATATTGCCACTTTGGGCGCTGAAATTTCGGTTGAAGAGGAAAAAACCAATCCGAATGTGGTGAAAATTGTCGGTTCGCCGATCGGAAAAACCAGATTGCGTGCCCTTTATTTTACCCGTGCCACAGCGCCTTATGGCAATGGCCCGCTTTACCACCATATCGGCCTTTATGCCTATAAACGTAAAGCACTTCAACGTTTTGTCTCGCTACAGCCTTCCTATCTTGAAAAGCGGGAAAGCCTTGAACAATTGCGTGCACTTGAAGCAGGCATGCGTATTGATGCCGAAATTATCGAAACTGTGCCTTTAGGGGTTGATACAATTGAAGATCTCGAACACGCAAGAGAAATGATCAGGGCGGGAAAATGA
- a CDS encoding cytochrome c family protein: MKVSTVNDLIAACLLWAVFIFAIVYGSDLVYDHQQPAKIVYSINGEEAPVTEKVEPKQQISLATRLQQADIENGRKVFGQCGLCHTPAKNGPARVGPPLYGIVGRPFASVSEYTYSRAMRAENGKTWDFATLDAYLASPRKYIPGTAMAFNGVKDEKDRADLILYLRSLSDEPVELPHLTP; this comes from the coding sequence ATGAAGGTATCCACTGTCAACGACCTTATTGCCGCCTGTCTTCTCTGGGCTGTTTTTATTTTTGCAATCGTTTATGGCAGTGACCTTGTTTATGACCACCAGCAACCGGCAAAAATTGTTTATTCAATCAACGGTGAAGAAGCACCGGTTACCGAAAAAGTAGAACCGAAACAACAAATATCACTGGCGACGAGGCTTCAACAGGCCGATATAGAAAATGGCCGCAAAGTATTCGGCCAATGTGGATTGTGCCATACGCCTGCAAAAAATGGCCCTGCGCGTGTCGGCCCCCCTTTATATGGAATAGTGGGAAGACCATTTGCTTCCGTTTCCGAATACACCTATTCGCGCGCTATGCGGGCAGAAAATGGCAAGACATGGGACTTTGCAACACTTGATGCCTATCTTGCTTCTCCACGCAAATATATTCCCGGAACGGCCATGGCTTTCAACGGTGTGAAAGATGAAAAGGATAGAGCCGATCTTATTCTTTATTTGCGCAGTCTTTCCGATGAGCCGGTTGAATTGCCACATTTAACCCCTTAA
- a CDS encoding extracellular solute-binding protein encodes MKLGLAFCLFFALNSIAIADPEWRTSLSLGVEPKYGDNFTHYDYVNVNAPKGGTFNDSRTGTFNSFNPYIVTGTPAAGFSSRGGGEQYDTLMAPSTEETSVNYPLIAEAAQYPDDFSWVKFRLNKKARWHDGRPITAEDVVWSFNVLKSNSPFFNNYYHSVKKAEKTGENEVTFLFEEKGNRELPYVMGQMPVLPQHWWEGTDETGKKRDINAPTLEIPLGSGPYEVESFIAGKSITWKRVKNYWAADLPVNRGRFNFDKEHYSYFLDPNAAWEAFKKGNLVDWNLENRIQRWNQSYDFPAVKNGQVIRRSFAFHGSGRMQGFFINTRRPQFADRRVRQALSLAFDFESLNKSMFFNDYHRISSYFDGLDLAAKGLPQGKELEILETVKDEVPAEVFTTPFSNPVYDKPDSSRRYLTEAMRLLNEAGWHLEQNRLVNKKGEVFTLEVMLSDMAFERATAPFIANLQRLGIDASMRVVDTSQYQNREANFDFDLVIKVIGQSDSPGNEQLEYWGSKAADRPGSYNVAGIKNPAVDKLIERVIYAKDREELVAATRALDRVLLWNYYVIPQWYAEHLNIAYWDKFGIPEPQPEASGVDIPSWWVKKDKN; translated from the coding sequence ATGAAACTCGGATTGGCTTTTTGTCTCTTTTTCGCCCTTAACAGTATAGCTATCGCCGATCCCGAGTGGCGCACGAGCCTGTCTCTCGGGGTTGAACCCAAATATGGCGACAATTTTACCCATTATGATTATGTCAATGTGAATGCGCCCAAAGGCGGCACTTTTAACGATAGCCGCACCGGCACATTCAACAGTTTCAACCCCTATATTGTTACAGGTACACCTGCTGCTGGTTTTTCTTCCCGCGGCGGCGGGGAACAATATGATACACTGATGGCACCTTCGACCGAAGAAACGTCGGTCAACTATCCTCTTATCGCCGAGGCCGCACAATATCCGGATGATTTTTCGTGGGTAAAATTCCGCTTGAACAAAAAAGCCCGATGGCATGACGGTCGCCCCATTACTGCCGAGGATGTGGTGTGGAGCTTCAATGTTTTGAAAAGCAATTCGCCATTTTTCAACAATTATTATCATTCGGTCAAAAAAGCCGAAAAAACCGGTGAAAATGAAGTCACTTTTCTATTTGAAGAAAAAGGCAATCGCGAACTCCCTTATGTGATGGGGCAAATGCCGGTTTTACCTCAACATTGGTGGGAAGGAACCGATGAAACGGGTAAAAAACGGGATATTAATGCACCAACTCTCGAAATACCTTTGGGGTCAGGGCCTTACGAGGTTGAAAGTTTTATAGCCGGAAAATCGATCACGTGGAAAAGGGTTAAAAACTATTGGGCAGCCGATCTTCCGGTCAATCGTGGGCGGTTCAATTTTGATAAAGAGCATTATAGCTATTTTCTTGATCCGAACGCTGCATGGGAAGCTTTCAAAAAGGGTAATCTCGTCGACTGGAATTTGGAAAACCGTATCCAGCGCTGGAACCAGAGCTATGATTTTCCGGCGGTCAAAAACGGGCAAGTTATCAGGCGCAGTTTCGCTTTTCACGGCTCGGGACGTATGCAAGGATTCTTTATCAATACCCGCCGCCCGCAATTTGCCGACCGGCGCGTGCGTCAGGCACTTAGCCTCGCTTTTGACTTCGAGTCTCTCAATAAATCGATGTTTTTTAATGATTATCATCGGATTTCAAGCTATTTCGACGGGCTTGATCTCGCGGCAAAAGGTTTGCCGCAGGGAAAGGAACTTGAAATTCTTGAAACGGTCAAAGATGAAGTGCCGGCCGAAGTCTTTACCACACCCTTTTCCAACCCCGTTTATGACAAGCCCGATTCATCAAGGCGCTATCTCACAGAAGCCATGCGTTTGTTGAATGAAGCCGGTTGGCATCTGGAGCAGAACCGGCTTGTCAATAAAAAAGGTGAAGTTTTCACATTGGAAGTGATGCTGAGTGATATGGCATTCGAGCGCGCAACCGCACCTTTTATAGCCAATCTTCAACGTTTGGGTATCGATGCATCCATGCGCGTCGTTGATACTTCACAATATCAAAACCGCGAAGCGAATTTCGATTTCGATCTTGTCATCAAGGTCATCGGACAAAGCGATTCACCCGGCAATGAACAATTGGAATACTGGGGCTCGAAAGCCGCTGATCGGCCGGGAAGCTATAATGTCGCGGGGATAAAAAATCCGGCCGTCGACAAACTTATCGAACGCGTCATCTATGCAAAAGATCGTGAGGAACTCGTTGCCGCTACCCGTGCTCTCGATCGGGTTTTGTTGTGGAATTATTACGTTATCCCGCAATGGTATGCCGAACATCTTAATATTGCCTATTGGGACAAATTCGGTATCCCCGAACCGCAACCGGAAGCAAGCGGCGTTGATATTCCCTCATGGTGGGTGAAGAAAGACAAAAACTAG
- a CDS encoding microcin C ABC transporter permease YejB gives MAAYIARRLLLIIPTLIGILTVTFVIVQFTPGGPIENIIAQLQGTGGDAMGRVAGGGGDLGLSSEVTLQGSDASAKYRGARGLDPEFIAKLEKQFGFDKPPLERYFTMLWNYIRFDFGDSYTQGRSVVDLIKGALPVSISLGIWQLLISYAISIPLGIRKAVKDGSTFDIWTSAVIIIGYAIPSFLFGILLMVLFAGGSFFDWFPLSHLTSENFDELSLGGKILDYFHHLALPLTAMVISAFATTTLLTKNCFLEEIRKQYVVTARAKGLSEHAVLYGHVFRNAMLVVIASFPAAFIASFFTGSLLIEMLYSLNGMGLLSYTSIVNRDYPVVFGSLYIFSLIGLVVSLISDLTYMLVDPRIDFEKRDV, from the coding sequence ATGGCGGCCTATATAGCGCGGCGTTTGCTGCTGATTATACCGACATTGATCGGCATTTTGACGGTGACATTTGTCATTGTGCAATTCACTCCCGGTGGTCCTATCGAGAATATTATTGCACAATTGCAAGGGACCGGTGGCGATGCCATGGGGCGGGTTGCCGGCGGTGGTGGTGACCTCGGGCTTTCATCAGAGGTAACGTTACAGGGTAGCGACGCGAGTGCAAAATATCGTGGTGCACGCGGCCTTGATCCGGAATTTATAGCGAAACTCGAAAAGCAGTTCGGTTTTGATAAACCGCCGCTTGAACGTTATTTCACAATGTTGTGGAATTATATCCGGTTCGATTTCGGGGATTCCTATACGCAAGGTCGTTCTGTCGTCGATCTTATCAAAGGTGCTTTGCCGGTTTCGATTTCGTTAGGGATATGGCAATTGTTGATTTCTTACGCAATTTCCATTCCTCTCGGTATCCGGAAGGCCGTCAAGGATGGCTCCACATTCGACATATGGACAAGTGCCGTTATCATTATCGGCTATGCAATACCGAGTTTCCTGTTCGGAATTCTGTTAATGGTACTTTTTGCCGGAGGGTCATTTTTCGACTGGTTTCCATTAAGCCATTTGACATCGGAAAATTTTGATGAATTGTCGCTTGGCGGCAAAATTCTGGATTATTTCCACCACCTTGCTTTGCCACTCACAGCTATGGTTATTTCGGCTTTCGCCACCACAACATTGCTGACCAAAAACTGTTTTCTGGAAGAAATCAGAAAGCAATATGTGGTCACGGCACGGGCAAAAGGTTTAAGCGAACACGCGGTTCTTTACGGACATGTCTTCCGCAACGCCATGCTGGTTGTCATTGCGAGTTTTCCGGCAGCTTTCATCGCTTCATTTTTCACCGGTTCACTGCTTATCGAAATGCTATATTCGTTAAACGGAATGGGGCTTTTAAGCTATACATCCATTGTCAATCGTGATTATCCGGTTGTGTTCGGTTCGCTCTATATTTTCTCGTTGATCGGTCTTGTTGTGAGCCTTATTTCCGATCTTACCTATATGCTTGTCGATCCGCGTATCGATTTCGAGAAGAGGGACGTTTGA